The proteins below come from a single Ruegeria sp. THAF33 genomic window:
- the glpK gene encoding glycerol kinase GlpK, with the protein MTHILAIDQGTTSSRAILFDAQMRPVGTAQQEFPQHFPQEGWVEHDPEDIWSSVLHVCREVMETTGVSADQIAGIGITNQRETTVVWDKQTGKAIHNAIVWQDRRTADICARYKQAGCEDDVTAQTGLLLDPYFSGTKVKWLLDTVSGARERAEAGDLLFGTIDSFLIWRLTEGRVHATDATNAARTLLFDIHSGTWSAEICDLLDVPLNLLPEVKDCAADFGTTTLLGGDIPILGVAGDQQAATIGQACFQPGMMKSTYGTGCFALLNTGAQPVQSNNRLLTTIAYQLDGRRTYALEGSIFIAGAAVQWLRDALQIIDAAPQSGELAAQADPNQHVVLVPAFTGLGAPYWKPDCRGALFGLTRNSGRAEIARATLESIAFQTRDLWHAMQGDWGADADVILRVDGGMAASDWTMQGLSNCLGAPVDRPVMQETTALGAAWLAGMKAGIYPDQAGFAETWALDRRFEPTQEQAERDAAYERWQRAVQAAMAF; encoded by the coding sequence ATGACCCATATTCTGGCAATCGATCAAGGCACCACATCCTCGCGCGCCATTCTGTTTGACGCGCAGATGCGGCCTGTTGGCACCGCCCAGCAGGAGTTTCCTCAGCACTTTCCGCAGGAAGGCTGGGTTGAACACGACCCCGAGGATATCTGGTCCAGCGTTCTGCACGTGTGCCGTGAGGTGATGGAAACCACCGGTGTTTCAGCGGATCAGATTGCCGGTATCGGAATCACCAACCAGCGCGAAACGACGGTCGTCTGGGACAAACAGACCGGCAAGGCCATCCACAATGCCATCGTCTGGCAAGACCGCCGCACCGCCGATATCTGCGCGCGCTACAAACAGGCCGGGTGCGAGGATGACGTCACAGCTCAGACCGGTCTGCTGCTAGATCCTTATTTCTCGGGCACCAAGGTCAAATGGCTGCTGGATACCGTTTCCGGTGCACGCGAGCGCGCAGAAGCCGGAGACCTGCTGTTCGGCACGATCGACAGTTTCCTGATCTGGCGGCTGACCGAAGGCCGTGTCCATGCAACCGATGCCACCAACGCTGCCCGTACTCTGCTGTTCGATATTCACTCGGGCACGTGGAGCGCCGAGATTTGCGACCTGCTGGATGTGCCCCTGAACCTTTTGCCCGAAGTGAAGGATTGCGCCGCGGATTTCGGAACCACCACTTTGCTCGGGGGCGACATTCCCATTCTGGGCGTTGCAGGCGACCAGCAAGCCGCCACCATCGGGCAGGCCTGTTTCCAGCCCGGTATGATGAAATCAACCTATGGCACGGGCTGCTTTGCACTGCTGAACACTGGCGCGCAGCCGGTTCAGTCGAATAACCGCCTGCTGACGACGATCGCGTATCAACTGGACGGCCGGCGAACTTATGCGCTGGAGGGTTCGATCTTTATCGCGGGGGCCGCAGTGCAATGGTTGCGCGACGCGTTGCAGATCATTGATGCGGCGCCACAAAGCGGCGAACTGGCGGCTCAGGCCGATCCGAACCAGCATGTGGTGCTTGTGCCCGCCTTCACCGGCCTCGGGGCGCCTTATTGGAAACCTGACTGTCGCGGAGCGCTGTTCGGGCTGACGCGCAATTCCGGCCGGGCCGAGATTGCCCGCGCCACGCTGGAAAGCATCGCCTTCCAGACCCGCGACCTGTGGCATGCCATGCAGGGCGACTGGGGCGCCGATGCCGATGTCATCCTGCGCGTCGATGGCGGGATGGCCGCGTCTGACTGGACCATGCAAGGCCTGTCGAACTGTCTTGGCGCGCCTGTGGACCGCCCTGTCATGCAAGAGACGACAGCCCTGGGCGCCGCATGGCTGGCAGGCATGAAAGCCGGAATTTATCCGGATCAGGCCGGGTTTGCGGAAACTTGGGCGCTGGATCGCCGGTTCGAACCAACGCAGGAACAAGCCGAACGCGATGCGGCTTATGAGCGTTGGCAACGCGCGGTACAGGCAGCGATGGCGTTCTAG
- a CDS encoding ABC transporter ATP-binding protein translates to MSFLQIENLSLTIHGIPILKQVSLSIDPGQIVAVTGESGSGKSMTALAVMQLLPHAASTEGAIWLDGQDLLTRSEPDLCALRGASVGMVFQEPMTALNPVKTIGDQVMETILIHKAMPPTQARTRAKEVLTRVGLPPDRFPLSRYPHELSGGQRQRVVIAMAIALRPRLLIADEPTTALDVTTQAQILDLLKGLVREYDMGLLMITHDLAVVSDMADQIIVMRHGEVVESGATQHLLRHMQHPYTRMLFEASGHQVTLPEPAQPQTLLEVTQVVRDYRLPRKGLLDAPRHHRAVDGVSFCLNRGERLGLVGESGCGKSTLTRAILGLEEVQSGQIRLGGQPVFTGHKSNLAVRRRMQVVFQDPYGSFNPRHRVARLITEPFHLLDTPPTGSDRQDRISEILTAVGLSPDDAGKYIHEFSGGQRQRIAIARALIIRPDLILFDEAVSALDVSVRAQILDLLAELCDAYDLTYLFISHDLSVVRTITDRVLVMQSGRIVEQGQTKQVFENPQHPYTQTLIAAAPRLPEIRPLTA, encoded by the coding sequence ATGAGTTTCTTGCAGATTGAAAACCTGTCGCTGACGATCCACGGGATACCGATTCTGAAACAGGTCAGCTTGTCGATCGACCCCGGCCAGATCGTGGCGGTGACGGGTGAAAGCGGTTCGGGCAAATCGATGACCGCATTGGCGGTAATGCAACTGCTGCCGCATGCGGCCAGCACGGAAGGTGCGATCTGGCTGGACGGTCAGGATCTGTTGACACGGTCAGAGCCCGATTTGTGCGCCTTGCGCGGCGCGTCCGTGGGGATGGTGTTTCAGGAACCGATGACAGCGCTCAATCCGGTGAAAACCATCGGTGATCAGGTGATGGAGACGATCCTGATCCACAAGGCGATGCCCCCGACCCAGGCCCGAACACGCGCCAAAGAGGTGCTGACCCGCGTCGGCCTGCCACCTGATCGGTTCCCCCTTTCCCGCTATCCGCACGAACTGTCCGGCGGGCAACGGCAACGCGTGGTCATTGCCATGGCCATCGCTCTGCGCCCCAGGCTGCTGATCGCGGACGAGCCGACGACAGCGCTGGACGTCACGACACAGGCGCAGATTCTCGACCTGCTCAAGGGGCTGGTGCGCGAATACGACATGGGGCTGCTGATGATCACCCATGATCTGGCTGTTGTCTCTGATATGGCCGACCAGATCATCGTGATGCGCCACGGAGAAGTGGTTGAAAGCGGGGCCACACAGCACCTGCTGCGTCACATGCAACACCCTTATACCCGAATGCTGTTCGAGGCGTCTGGTCATCAGGTCACTTTGCCGGAACCCGCACAACCGCAAACGTTGCTGGAGGTAACCCAGGTTGTCCGGGACTACCGATTGCCCCGAAAAGGCCTGTTGGACGCGCCGCGCCATCACCGGGCGGTGGATGGTGTCAGCTTCTGCCTCAACCGAGGCGAGCGGTTGGGGCTGGTCGGGGAATCCGGATGTGGAAAATCGACCCTGACACGGGCAATTCTGGGCCTGGAGGAGGTTCAGTCCGGTCAAATCCGGTTGGGTGGTCAGCCGGTATTCACCGGTCACAAATCCAACCTTGCCGTACGTCGAAGGATGCAGGTTGTGTTTCAGGACCCATATGGCAGCTTCAACCCCCGCCATCGTGTCGCGCGCCTGATCACCGAGCCTTTCCACTTGCTGGACACCCCGCCCACCGGATCAGATCGACAGGATCGGATCTCGGAAATATTGACGGCCGTCGGCCTCAGCCCCGACGACGCGGGCAAGTACATCCACGAATTCTCGGGCGGGCAACGACAACGGATCGCCATTGCACGCGCCCTGATCATCCGGCCCGATCTGATCCTGTTCGACGAGGCGGTTTCGGCGCTTGACGTTTCGGTCCGTGCACAGATCCTCGATCTGCTCGCTGAACTGTGCGATGCCTATGACCTGACCTATCTGTTCATCAGCCATGACCTGAGCGTTGTCCGCACGATCACCGACCGTGTGCTTGTGATGCAGTCCGGGCGGATCGTCGAACAGGGTCAGACCAAGCAGGTGTTCGAAAATCCGCAACATCCCTATACGCAAACCCTGATTGCCGCTGCGCCCCGGTTGCCCGAGATAAGGCCGCTGACGGCATAA
- a CDS encoding ABC transporter permease, translating into MLRYVLKRLISLLVSLAVASVVIFAVIEVAPGDPASFMLGVNAQEDTLAALRAELGLDASRIQRYFHWVGGMLVGDFGTSYTYRTPVSQMIADRLWVSLPLALYALTLSTLIAFPAGIYAAARRGKPGDLAVMGATQLGIAVPNFWFAMMLVLIFAINLRWFNAGGFAGWNDGLWVGLHSLTLPAVALALPQAAILARVMRSALLDILGEDFMRTARAKGLSRRQALWRHGVRNALIPVLTIIGLQFSFLLAGSIIIEQVFYLPGLGRLVFQAISARDLIVVESVVMLLVFAVITVNFLVDLAYAAVDPRLRSRI; encoded by the coding sequence ATGCTCCGCTACGTCCTCAAACGACTGATTTCCTTGCTTGTCAGCCTGGCCGTCGCCTCGGTGGTCATCTTCGCCGTGATCGAGGTTGCCCCGGGTGATCCGGCGTCGTTCATGCTGGGCGTCAACGCGCAGGAGGACACGCTGGCCGCGTTGCGGGCCGAGCTGGGTTTGGATGCGTCCAGGATACAGCGCTATTTCCACTGGGTTGGCGGCATGCTGGTGGGCGATTTCGGCACGTCATACACCTATCGCACACCGGTGTCGCAGATGATCGCTGACCGGCTGTGGGTATCGTTGCCCCTGGCACTTTATGCGCTGACGCTGTCCACGTTGATCGCCTTTCCCGCCGGAATTTATGCCGCTGCGCGTCGGGGCAAACCGGGGGACCTTGCAGTGATGGGGGCGACGCAGCTTGGCATCGCAGTCCCGAACTTCTGGTTCGCGATGATGCTTGTGCTGATCTTCGCCATCAATCTGCGCTGGTTCAATGCGGGCGGGTTTGCCGGTTGGAACGACGGTCTGTGGGTCGGCCTGCATTCCCTGACCCTGCCTGCCGTGGCTCTTGCCTTGCCACAGGCGGCGATTCTGGCGCGCGTCATGCGGTCGGCCTTGCTGGACATTCTGGGTGAGGATTTCATGCGCACGGCTCGGGCCAAGGGCCTGTCCCGTCGTCAGGCCCTTTGGCGGCATGGGGTGCGAAATGCGCTGATTCCGGTGCTGACCATCATCGGCTTGCAGTTTTCCTTCCTGCTGGCGGGATCGATCATAATTGAACAGGTGTTCTATCTGCCGGGCCTCGGGCGGCTGGTGTTTCAGGCCATTTCTGCCCGAGACCTCATCGTCGTGGAATCGGTCGTGATGTTGCTGGTCTTTGCCGTGATAACGGTCAATTTCCTTGTCGATCTTGCTTATGCGGCCGTGGACCCACGACTGAGGAGCAGGATATGA
- a CDS encoding ABC transporter substrate-binding protein, with translation MTKFLFRTFASTLAVGASLLSTQALAKSDITIAMQLEPPHLDPTSAAAQAIDSVVYTNIFEGLTRFMGDGSVVPGLAESWEISEDGTVYTFNLHDGVTFHDGTTMDAEDVKFSLDRATAEDSANAQKALFAGIETVEVVDPLTVKVTLSEPNGNFLFNLAWGDAVIVAPESIDNIKTNPVGTGAYTFGNWVQGDSITLNRNPDYWGEQPELETATFKFISDPTAAFAAMMAEDVDVFDNFPAPENLPQFEADPRFQVLVGSTEGETILSTNNKQPPFDDILVRQALAHAIDRQAIIDGAMFGYGTPIGTHFAPHNPAYVDLTAQSAYDPEKARELLAEAGFENGFETTLHLPPPSYARRGGEIIAAQLAEVGITAEIINVEWAQWLESVFKGKEFGLTIVSHTEPMDIGIYARPDYYFQYDSTDFQALMDTLNTTTDPEERTRLLGEAQRLIASDYVNGYLFQLAKLGVAKVGVQGLWENAPTAAIDLTQISWSE, from the coding sequence ATGACAAAATTCCTGTTCCGGACATTTGCATCGACCCTGGCCGTAGGGGCCAGCCTGCTTTCCACGCAGGCTTTGGCCAAGTCGGACATCACCATTGCGATGCAGCTTGAGCCTCCGCATCTGGACCCGACTAGCGCCGCGGCGCAAGCCATCGACTCGGTGGTTTACACCAATATCTTCGAAGGCCTGACACGTTTCATGGGCGACGGCTCGGTTGTGCCCGGATTGGCGGAAAGCTGGGAGATTTCCGAAGACGGGACGGTCTATACCTTTAACCTGCATGACGGGGTGACCTTCCATGATGGCACCACCATGGACGCCGAGGATGTCAAATTCAGCCTTGACCGCGCAACCGCTGAAGACAGCGCCAATGCGCAGAAGGCCCTGTTTGCCGGTATCGAAACCGTCGAGGTCGTCGACCCGCTGACCGTGAAGGTTACCCTGTCAGAACCGAACGGAAATTTCCTGTTCAACCTGGCCTGGGGGGATGCGGTCATCGTCGCGCCGGAAAGCATAGACAACATCAAGACCAACCCGGTTGGTACCGGTGCCTATACCTTTGGAAACTGGGTGCAGGGCGACAGTATCACGCTGAACCGAAACCCCGATTACTGGGGCGAACAGCCCGAATTAGAGACTGCGACGTTCAAGTTCATCTCGGACCCGACCGCCGCTTTTGCCGCCATGATGGCCGAGGATGTCGACGTGTTTGACAACTTCCCGGCGCCGGAAAACCTGCCTCAGTTCGAGGCCGACCCGCGCTTTCAGGTCCTTGTGGGGTCGACCGAAGGTGAGACGATCCTGTCCACCAACAACAAGCAACCTCCGTTTGATGATATCCTTGTTCGTCAGGCATTGGCCCATGCCATTGACCGGCAGGCGATCATCGACGGCGCAATGTTTGGCTATGGCACGCCGATCGGAACCCACTTTGCGCCGCACAACCCGGCTTACGTCGATCTGACCGCGCAATCCGCTTACGACCCCGAAAAAGCCAGAGAGTTGCTGGCCGAGGCGGGATTCGAAAATGGGTTCGAGACCACATTGCATTTGCCCCCGCCGTCTTACGCCCGTCGTGGGGGCGAAATCATAGCGGCGCAGCTGGCCGAGGTTGGCATCACGGCCGAGATCATCAATGTGGAATGGGCCCAATGGCTGGAATCCGTGTTCAAGGGCAAGGAATTCGGTCTGACCATCGTCAGCCATACCGAGCCTATGGATATCGGTATTTATGCGCGGCCTGATTATTACTTTCAGTATGACAGCACGGATTTTCAGGCGCTGATGGACACTCTGAACACCACCACCGACCCCGAAGAACGCACCCGTTTGCTGGGTGAGGCGCAGCGCCTGATCGCAAGCGACTATGTCAATGGCTACCTGTTCCAGTTGGCCAAACTGGGCGTTGCGAAAGTCGGCGTTCAGGGCCTTTGGGAGAACGCGCCCACCGCCGCAATCGATCTGACTCAGATCAGCTGGTCCGAGTAA
- a CDS encoding ABC transporter permease, translating into MNRNLIVGALLSSLVVLAALVSFIWTPYDHAALDIPNKLQPPNGQHWFGTDHFGRDMFSMIMVGARTSIAVALVAVGIGMAIGVPLGLAAAARKGSWLDEVIMRGNDLVFAFPSLVIAILITAVYGAGAINAIVAIGIFNIPVFARITRGAALSLWEREFILAARVSGKGAARISAEHILPNVANLLIVQGTIQFSLGILAEAGLSYVGLGAQPPTPSWGRMLADAQTMVSFAPHLALIPGLSIIVTVLGLNVLGDGMRDWLDPRIRVARA; encoded by the coding sequence ATGAACCGGAACCTGATCGTTGGGGCCTTGTTGTCGTCGCTGGTGGTTCTGGCCGCGTTGGTCTCGTTCATTTGGACCCCTTACGACCATGCCGCGCTGGACATTCCCAATAAATTGCAGCCACCAAACGGGCAGCATTGGTTTGGGACCGATCATTTCGGCCGCGACATGTTCTCGATGATCATGGTCGGTGCGCGTACGTCGATTGCGGTGGCGTTGGTGGCCGTCGGCATCGGCATGGCAATCGGCGTTCCTCTTGGCCTGGCAGCGGCCGCGCGCAAAGGCTCATGGCTGGATGAGGTCATCATGCGTGGCAATGATCTGGTCTTCGCTTTCCCCTCGCTGGTGATCGCCATCCTGATCACGGCCGTCTATGGCGCCGGAGCGATCAACGCCATTGTTGCGATCGGTATTTTCAACATCCCCGTCTTTGCCCGTATCACCCGCGGGGCTGCTTTGTCGCTTTGGGAGAGAGAGTTCATCCTCGCCGCCCGTGTGTCGGGCAAAGGGGCCGCGCGGATATCGGCTGAACATATTCTGCCCAACGTGGCCAATCTGCTGATCGTGCAGGGGACCATCCAGTTCAGCCTTGGCATTCTGGCCGAAGCGGGCCTGTCATATGTAGGTCTGGGCGCTCAACCTCCAACGCCCAGCTGGGGCCGGATGCTGGCAGACGCGCAGACGATGGTCAGTTTTGCCCCGCATTTGGCTCTGATTCCGGGTCTGTCGATCATCGTCACGGTGCTGGGTCTGAACGTGTTGGGCGACGGAATGCGGGACTGGCTGGATCCCCGGATCAGGGTGGCGCGGGCATGA
- the smpB gene encoding SsrA-binding protein SmpB, whose translation MAKQKTDPNYKVIAENRRARFDYAIEDDIECGIVLQGSEVKSLRAGGSNIAESYATVDDGELWLVNSYIAPYEQAKVFKHEERRRRKLLVSRKQMSDLWNATQRKGMTLVPLVLYFNHKGLAKIKIGIAKGKKTHDKRETQAKRDWSRQKQRLLKDHS comes from the coding sequence ATGGCCAAGCAGAAGACAGACCCGAATTACAAAGTGATCGCCGAAAACCGGCGCGCCCGCTTCGATTATGCCATCGAGGACGACATCGAATGCGGTATCGTTCTGCAAGGATCCGAGGTCAAATCCCTGCGCGCGGGTGGCTCCAACATCGCGGAAAGCTATGCCACCGTCGATGATGGCGAGCTGTGGCTGGTCAACAGCTATATTGCGCCATACGAGCAGGCCAAAGTGTTCAAGCACGAAGAACGCCGCCGTCGCAAGCTGTTGGTGTCCCGCAAACAGATGTCCGATTTGTGGAATGCAACCCAGCGCAAGGGCATGACGCTGGTGCCGCTGGTTTTGTATTTCAACCACAAGGGGTTGGCCAAGATCAAGATCGGCATCGCCAAGGGTAAGAAAACCCATGACAAGCGCGAAACCCAGGCCAAGCGGGATTGGTCACGGCAGAAACAGCGTTTGTTGAAAGACCACAGCTAG
- the panC gene encoding pantoate--beta-alanine ligase → MTAPILRSLAELRAKTTTWRRNGEGIGVVPTMGALHEGHLSLAQAAKQGCDRVIVTIFVNPKQFNNPEDLANYPRTEHEDAQKLAPYGVDAIYVPDPQEIYPEGFSTTVSVAGLTDVMEGPFRPGHFEGVSTVVAKLFLQTQADRAYFGEKDYQQLLVVRRMARDLNIPIEVIGCPTVREPSGLAMSSRNLLLSPQGLEIAEQMNSVMRQVADDLAKGADFAVLAQDAKETLLKVGFTEVEYIDLRCAETLESLSNASQPARLFVTAWADGVRLIDNIPVNPA, encoded by the coding sequence ATGACCGCACCGATTCTGCGCTCTCTGGCCGAGCTGCGTGCCAAAACCACCACATGGCGCCGAAACGGTGAGGGGATCGGCGTGGTTCCGACCATGGGTGCGCTGCACGAGGGGCATTTGTCGCTGGCGCAGGCTGCGAAACAGGGCTGCGACCGGGTGATCGTGACGATTTTTGTGAATCCCAAGCAGTTCAACAATCCCGAAGACTTGGCAAATTACCCCCGCACCGAACATGAAGACGCCCAAAAGCTGGCCCCGTATGGCGTGGATGCGATCTATGTGCCGGACCCGCAGGAAATCTATCCGGAAGGTTTTTCGACGACGGTGTCGGTTGCCGGTCTGACCGACGTGATGGAAGGACCTTTCCGCCCCGGACATTTCGAAGGCGTTTCCACGGTGGTCGCCAAACTGTTCCTGCAAACACAGGCGGATCGAGCCTATTTCGGGGAAAAAGACTATCAACAGCTGCTGGTTGTCCGCCGGATGGCGCGCGATCTGAACATCCCAATCGAGGTGATCGGCTGCCCGACTGTCCGAGAACCTTCGGGCCTGGCGATGTCGTCGCGCAACCTTCTTCTTTCTCCCCAAGGATTGGAGATCGCAGAGCAAATGAACAGCGTCATGCGGCAGGTGGCGGACGATCTGGCCAAGGGCGCAGACTTTGCCGTGCTGGCGCAGGATGCCAAGGAAACCCTGCTGAAGGTCGGGTTCACCGAAGTCGAGTATATCGACCTCCGCTGTGCCGAGACGCTGGAAAGCCTGTCCAACGCAAGTCAACCCGCCCGCCTGTTCGTCACAGCCTGGGCCGACGGTGTCCGCCTGATCGACAATATTCCTGTCAATCCGGCCTGA
- a CDS encoding aldehyde dehydrogenase family protein produces MTQKIWFDPTLCLIGGRWIRAAAGDSLPLINPSDGTEICRIARGSEAEIDAAVQAARSALNGDWGRKTALERGRILTRLGQLVLERVDDLARLEAMDVGKPLTQARADAVALARYCEFYGGAADKVMGETIPYLDGYTVYTLREPHGVTGHIVPWNYPMQIIGRSVGAALAMGNACVLKPAEEACLTALAFAHLAQQAGLPAGALNVVPGLGAEAGAALSGHSGVNHISFTGSVATGALVQQAAGRNVVPVTLELGGKSPQLVFDDADLDAALPFLVNAGIQNAGQTCSASSRILVQRGVYEQVRSRMSQAYEELTVGPAMRDLRVGPLISDRQKQIVRGFLKTATDLTIAAQGQIVEDAPETGAYVRPTLFADVPPDHQLAQDEIFGPVQVLIPFDTEEQALTIANSTEYGLVASVWTRDGARQMRLAKALHSGQVFINNYGAGGGVELPFGGVGKSGHGREKGFEALYGFSQLKTVAAFHG; encoded by the coding sequence ATGACCCAGAAGATTTGGTTTGATCCCACCTTGTGCCTGATCGGCGGGCGCTGGATCCGGGCGGCTGCGGGCGACAGCCTGCCCTTGATCAACCCTTCGGACGGGACCGAGATCTGCCGGATCGCCCGAGGGTCCGAGGCGGAAATCGACGCGGCGGTACAAGCCGCCCGATCTGCGTTGAATGGTGATTGGGGGCGAAAGACGGCGTTGGAACGCGGCCGCATCCTGACCCGGCTGGGCCAACTGGTGCTGGAACGGGTGGACGATCTAGCGCGGCTTGAGGCGATGGATGTCGGCAAACCGCTGACACAGGCCCGGGCAGACGCGGTCGCCCTGGCGCGCTATTGCGAGTTCTACGGCGGCGCGGCCGACAAGGTGATGGGCGAGACCATTCCCTATCTCGATGGCTACACCGTCTATACCCTGCGCGAACCGCATGGGGTGACGGGCCATATCGTGCCCTGGAACTATCCGATGCAGATTATCGGGCGTTCGGTCGGGGCGGCGTTGGCCATGGGCAACGCCTGTGTTCTGAAACCTGCGGAAGAGGCCTGTCTGACCGCGTTGGCCTTTGCCCATCTTGCGCAACAGGCCGGGCTGCCGGCCGGTGCTTTGAATGTCGTGCCCGGTCTGGGGGCCGAGGCGGGTGCGGCGCTGTCCGGACATTCGGGTGTAAACCACATCTCGTTCACCGGTTCAGTTGCCACAGGGGCCCTTGTGCAGCAGGCGGCGGGACGCAACGTGGTGCCCGTGACGCTGGAACTGGGCGGGAAATCCCCGCAATTGGTTTTTGACGATGCCGATCTGGATGCGGCGCTGCCGTTTCTGGTGAATGCGGGGATCCAAAATGCGGGCCAGACCTGTTCGGCCTCGTCCCGGATCCTGGTGCAGCGGGGCGTTTATGAGCAGGTCAGATCGCGCATGTCCCAGGCCTATGAAGAACTGACTGTCGGCCCGGCGATGCGGGATCTGCGGGTTGGGCCGTTGATCTCGGACCGGCAGAAACAGATTGTCAGGGGCTTTCTGAAAACCGCCACGGACCTGACGATCGCTGCGCAGGGACAGATTGTCGAAGACGCGCCAGAGACCGGAGCCTATGTCCGGCCCACTTTGTTCGCAGACGTGCCGCCAGATCATCAGTTGGCACAGGACGAAATTTTCGGCCCCGTCCAGGTTCTGATCCCGTTCGACACCGAAGAACAGGCCCTGACCATAGCGAATAGTACAGAGTACGGCCTTGTCGCCAGCGTCTGGACGCGGGATGGCGCGCGGCAGATGCGGTTGGCGAAAGCGCTGCACTCGGGTCAGGTTTTCATCAACAACTACGGTGCAGGCGGTGGTGTTGAACTGCCGTTTGGCGGGGTGGGAAAATCCGGCCATGGCCGCGAAAAAGGGTTCGAGGCTTTGTACGGCTTTTCACAGTTGAAGACAGTTGCCGCGTTTCACGGATAA
- the idi gene encoding isopentenyl-diphosphate Delta-isomerase, whose product MGIMIPAWVDGELTPVDKLEVHEKGLKHKAVSVFVVRGTEILLQRRALGKYHTPGLWANTCCTHPDWDESSSTCAVRRLREELGITGLYPEYRHRLEYHADVGNSMVENEVVDVFLAHVRGSLKIAPNPDEVMDIRWIDYHDLLAEVKRHPDRFTPWLKIYLHNHADTIFGPDLIISAKS is encoded by the coding sequence ATGGGTATCATGATCCCAGCTTGGGTCGATGGTGAGTTGACCCCTGTAGACAAGCTTGAAGTTCACGAGAAGGGGCTCAAGCACAAGGCTGTGTCGGTTTTTGTCGTACGGGGGACCGAGATCCTGTTACAGCGTCGCGCATTGGGCAAGTACCACACGCCCGGCCTTTGGGCGAACACCTGCTGCACGCATCCCGATTGGGACGAAAGCTCGTCCACCTGTGCCGTGCGCCGCCTGCGTGAAGAGCTGGGGATCACGGGCCTGTATCCAGAATACCGACACCGGCTGGAATATCACGCCGATGTGGGCAACAGCATGGTGGAAAACGAGGTTGTCGACGTCTTTCTGGCCCATGTCCGCGGCTCGCTGAAAATCGCGCCCAACCCGGATGAAGTCATGGATATCCGTTGGATCGACTATCACGATCTGTTGGCCGAAGTGAAACGTCACCCGGATCGGTTTACGCCCTGGTTGAAGATATATCTTCACAACCACGCGGACACGATTTTTGGCCCGGATCTGATCATTTCTGCCAAATCATGA
- the panB gene encoding 3-methyl-2-oxobutanoate hydroxymethyltransferase: MSATARKKAPNAEDIRARKGGEPLVSLTAYTTPMARLMDAHCDFVLVGDSVGMVLHGLESTLGVTMEMMILHGQAVSRGLKSAMMVIDMPFGSYEEGPAQAFRNAARLMAHTNAGAVKLECGVEMAETIRFLVKRGIPVMAHIGLTPQSINTLGGYKVQGRDEQAEAVMADARAVTEAGAFSVVLEKVPQGLANQITEEIAIPTIGIGASAGCDGQILVVDDMVGFFTAFKPKFVKRYAELGPLAEAAIAEYAAEVRARTFPADEHVFADQAPAKGQKT; the protein is encoded by the coding sequence ATGAGCGCCACCGCCCGCAAGAAAGCCCCGAACGCCGAGGACATTCGCGCCCGAAAAGGCGGCGAACCTCTGGTCTCTTTGACCGCCTATACCACGCCAATGGCGCGCCTGATGGACGCCCATTGCGATTTTGTGCTGGTCGGTGACAGCGTCGGCATGGTGCTGCACGGGCTGGAATCCACGCTGGGGGTCACGATGGAGATGATGATCCTGCATGGTCAGGCCGTATCACGCGGCCTGAAAAGTGCGATGATGGTCATCGACATGCCTTTCGGAAGCTATGAGGAAGGCCCGGCACAAGCCTTTCGTAACGCCGCACGCCTGATGGCGCACACAAATGCAGGCGCGGTCAAACTGGAATGCGGGGTCGAAATGGCTGAAACCATCCGCTTTCTGGTGAAACGAGGCATTCCGGTGATGGCTCATATCGGACTGACGCCGCAGTCGATCAATACCCTGGGCGGCTACAAGGTGCAGGGCCGGGACGAGCAGGCTGAAGCCGTCATGGCAGACGCCCGTGCCGTAACCGAGGCTGGTGCGTTCTCGGTCGTTCTGGAGAAAGTGCCCCAAGGTCTGGCGAACCAGATCACCGAAGAGATTGCGATCCCGACCATCGGCATCGGTGCATCTGCGGGCTGTGACGGGCAGATTTTGGTCGTGGACGACATGGTGGGCTTTTTCACCGCCTTCAAACCCAAATTCGTCAAACGCTATGCCGAGCTTGGTCCGTTGGCCGAAGCGGCCATTGCGGAATACGCGGCCGAAGTCCGCGCGCGGACCTTCCCGGCGGACGAACATGTCTTTGCCGATCAGGCTCCGGCCAAAGGACAAAAGACATGA